The sequence ACGTCCGGGTCGGTGTCCGGGTGGGCGATCAGCCGCTTCAGCTCCGCCCGGCGGTCGGCATGCCGGGCGACCAGTTCCTCCCGGCGGGCCTGCCGATTACTCAAGCTCCTGCGGGCCATGTCAGCGCGCCTCGCGGAACTCGACGTGCTGGCGGACGATCGGGTCGTACTTGCGCAGCACCAGCCGGTCCGGGTCGTTGCGGCGGTTCTTGCGGGTGACGTACGTGTAGCCGGTGCCGGCGGTGCTGCGCAGCCGCACGATCGGACGGACATCGGTCTGGCGGGCCATCAGAGCTTCACTCCCTTGGCGCGCAGCTCGGCGACAACCTTCTCGATGCCCTTGCGGTCCACGGTCTTGAGTGCCTTGGCAGTCAGGGTGAGGCTGACCCACCGCCGCTCCGACGGCAGCCAGTAGCGGTGGTTCTGCAGGTTCGGGTTCCAGCGGCGTCGGGTACGCCGGTGGGAGTGGGACACGGCGTTGCCAAAGCTCGGCTTCGCGCCGGTGACGTCACAACGTCGGGACACAGTGCTCGCTCCTCGGTGAGACTCATACGGTAACGACAACGGTTTTCAGTTTTACATCAGTCGTCGGTGACATCCAACCCGGGGCCGTCGACGATCTCCACGCGGACAGGGTTCCAGGTGTGGGCGGTTGGACCGCGCTGGCTTCGGGGCCTATGGCATGATTAGAATGACAATCGTTTTCAGTTAAGTCGAGGGGAGTTCCATGTCGTCGTCACCACAGGCCCCGACCCATACCGTGACAGCCGACGGCGCCGATATCCGCCCGTCGTTGACCGTGCTGTCCGGGTTCTGGCCGGCGGCGACGTTCGCCGCCGCCCGCGCGCTGCTCGCCGCGGACACCTCGCTGCTGCTGATACGGCACGACCTGGCCGGGATCCAGGACGGCGTCGTGCGGCGGGTGGTCCGCACCGGCACCGGTATCGTCGAGGACGAGCAGGTCGTACTGCGGCACGGCTGTATCTCCTGCACCCTACGCGAGGACGTGCTGCCCACCCTCGTTCGGCTCACCCGCACCCACCCCGGCCGGGACCTGGTGTTGATGCTGCCGGAGGCGGTGGAGCCGGAGGCGGTGGCCGCCGCCACCGCGCACTGCCTCGTCAACGGCGCCCCGATCACCGACCTCATCCGGGTGGACTCCTACGTCACCGTCCTCGACGCCGAGCACCTGCTCGACGGCCTGGCCAGCACCGACGACCTCATCGCGCTCGGCATCCAGGCCGCCGACGACGACGATCGCGCGCTCGCCGACGTCGTCGTCCGGCAGATCGAATACGCCGACACCCTGGTGCTGTGGGGGCAGTCCCGCGACGGCGAGTTCGACACCGGCCGGATGTCTGTCCTGCTACAGCGGATGGCGCCCTGGGCGACCCACCTACGGGTCGACGGCGACCTCGTCGACGCCGGCATGCTGACCCGTCAGCTGCGCCACACCCACCGGCACCGGCCGGAGACCCCGGGGATACTCGCCCGTGGCCTGCAGGGCTACACCCTCGGCGCACACGAACCGGAGCCCGACTGCGGGGTCGTCTCCGCCGTCTTCCGCGCCCGGCGCCCGTTTCACCCGCAGCGCCTACACGACGTCCTCGAAGAGGTCAACGCCGAAGTCATCCGCTCCCGCGGTCACCTCTGGCTGGCCAGCCAAGCCGACACCGTCATCGCCTGGGAGTTCGCCGGCGGCGGCCTGGCAATGGGATCCCTCGGGCACTGGCTGGTCAGCCTGCCCGAGGACCGCTGGGACCACGTCGAAGACCAACGCCGGCTCGCCGCAGCCCTGGACTGGGACCCCTACTACGGCGACCGGCACCAGCACCTGGTCTTCATCGGCCTCGACATCGACCCCGTCGAGCTGCACCGCACCCTCGCCGGATGCCTGCTCACCGACGCCGAACTCGCCGACGGCGAGGACACCTGGCGCACCTACCCCGACCCGTTCGCCGGCTGCTTTCCCCTCTCCGTGGAGGAACTGGCCGACACCGACACCGACACCGACACCGAAGGAGCACGATCCGCATGAAGCCCGGAATCCACCCCGAGTACCGGCCCGTCGTCTACCGTGACAAGGGCGCCGACTTCGCCTTCCTCACCCGCTCCACCTCCACCAGCGACCAGACGATCGAGTGGACCGACGGCAACACCTACCCCGTTATCGACGTCCAGATCTCCTCGGCCAGCCACCCCTTCTGGACCGGCAAGCAGCGTCTGCTCGACACCGCCGGCCGGGTCGAGAAGTTCCGCCAGAAGTACGCCCGCCGCGGGCCCCAGAGCGGATGAGCACCGACACACAAGTCGACTGGGCGGAGCTGGCGCCGCAGCTGGTCGACGCCGCCCGGCAGGACCGGGCCTGGTACCTGACGCTCGCCCGCGAGCTGGTCGCCCCCGGCGACCGGCTCGCGGTCGACATCGGCTGCGGCGCTGCCGGAATGTCCCTCGCCATCGCCCGGATGATGGCCTGCGGCCGGGTGGTCGCCGTGGACGCGCACCCGGCCGTCCTCGACGCCGCCCGCGACCATACCCGAGCCGAATGGTCGGACCCCCGAGTACGCATCGAGCCGCTGCGCGCCGCCATCCCCGCCGAGACAGCCGCACTGCGGGAGGCGCTCGGCGCTCCGGCTGACCTGATCTGGGCTTCCGCCGCGGTGCACCACGCCGGCGACCAGCAGCCGGCGGTCACCGCCCTGGCCGGACTGCTCGCCCCCGGCGGACGGCTGGCCCTCGCCGAGGGCGGCCTACCGGAGCATCATTTGCCCTGGGATGTCGGCCTGGGCGAACCCGGTCTGGAGGTCCGGCTGCACGCCGCCCAGGACCGCTGGTTCACCCGGATGCGGGCACAGCTTCCCGGCAGCCGGCGGATGCCCTACGGGTGGACCGAAGCCCTACAGCGGGCCGGTCTGTCGCGGGTGACCACCCGCACCACCCTTGACGAGCAGCCACCGCCGCTGCCCGACGGCACCCGTCGGGCCGTCGTGGAAGCCCTCGCCGAACGGGTCGGCCGGCTGCGGCCCACCGGCCTGCTCACCACCGCCGACCTCGACGCCTGGGACCGTCTCCTCGACCCGGCCGACGAGAAGTGGCTCGGTCACCGCGGCGACCTGTTCCGGCTCTCCGCCCGCAGTGTCCACCTCGGCGTACATCCCTGACCGCCGATGACCACGCCCTTCGTTCCGGACGCACAGCTTCGGGTCGCGGGCCTCACGCCCACCGCGCAGCGCCGCGCCGTCCTTGCGCTGCTGGTCGGGCGCTCTCGCCCGCTCACCGCTCAGGAGGTGTACGCCGAGCTCACCAGCACCGTGCGACACATCGGTCTGACCACCGTCTATCGGGCACTGCACAGCCTCGCCGACGCCGGGCTGCTGCACACCTTCGACATCGACGGCCAACGCGCCTACCGCCACTGCGGCACCGCACCACACCAGCACCTCATCTGCATCCGCTGCGAGACGGTGACCGAGTGCCCGCCTGAGATCGTGACGAACTGGCTCACTGAACTGCATGAGCACACCGGTTTCACCCCGTTTCCCGAACGGCTCGACCTCCGGGGCGTCTGCGCGAACTGCGCCAGCACGTGACGGCGGCCTCGCGGATCAGGATCGGAGTAGGGCGGATCGCTGTCCCTGCCGGGCCATTGACGCCAGCACCCGCCCTGGTCATCGCCGTCGGCGACCCACAGCCCGGCAACTGCAACGACACCATCGTCTACCGCACCTCGGGCATCGACCAGAAACTGGCCGGACGACCGGTCATGGCCGACCGCAGCTACCGCGGCAACCCCGAAGTGATCGCGCCGTACCGCAAACCCACCGACGACAGCACGCTGCCGGACTGGAAGGAAGCCGCGCTGCCCGACTCGCGGCTGGCTTCGAGATCGGCGTTGCCACCGCCTGGCGCTACGTCCAGGAGGCGATAGCCCTGCTCAGCGCGGCGACCGACGACCTGGACACCGCGATGCGACGTATCCGGCTGCTG comes from Salinispora tropica CNB-440 and encodes:
- a CDS encoding CobW family GTP-binding protein codes for the protein MSSSPQAPTHTVTADGADIRPSLTVLSGFWPAATFAAARALLAADTSLLLIRHDLAGIQDGVVRRVVRTGTGIVEDEQVVLRHGCISCTLREDVLPTLVRLTRTHPGRDLVLMLPEAVEPEAVAAATAHCLVNGAPITDLIRVDSYVTVLDAEHLLDGLASTDDLIALGIQAADDDDRALADVVVRQIEYADTLVLWGQSRDGEFDTGRMSVLLQRMAPWATHLRVDGDLVDAGMLTRQLRHTHRHRPETPGILARGLQGYTLGAHEPEPDCGVVSAVFRARRPFHPQRLHDVLEEVNAEVIRSRGHLWLASQADTVIAWEFAGGGLAMGSLGHWLVSLPEDRWDHVEDQRRLAAALDWDPYYGDRHQHLVFIGLDIDPVELHRTLAGCLLTDAELADGEDTWRTYPDPFAGCFPLSVEELADTDTDTDTEGARSA
- a CDS encoding type B 50S ribosomal protein L31 is translated as MKPGIHPEYRPVVYRDKGADFAFLTRSTSTSDQTIEWTDGNTYPVIDVQISSASHPFWTGKQRLLDTAGRVEKFRQKYARRGPQSG
- a CDS encoding transposase family protein; translation: MTPAPALVIAVGDPQPGNCNDTIVYRTSGIDQKLAGRPVMADRSYRGNPEVIAPYRKPTDDSTLPDWKEAALPDSRLASRSALPPPGATSRRR
- the rpmB gene encoding 50S ribosomal protein L28; protein product: MSRRCDVTGAKPSFGNAVSHSHRRTRRRWNPNLQNHRYWLPSERRWVSLTLTAKALKTVDRKGIEKVVAELRAKGVKL
- a CDS encoding Fur family transcriptional regulator; this encodes MTTPFVPDAQLRVAGLTPTAQRRAVLALLVGRSRPLTAQEVYAELTSTVRHIGLTTVYRALHSLADAGLLHTFDIDGQRAYRHCGTAPHQHLICIRCETVTECPPEIVTNWLTELHEHTGFTPFPERLDLRGVCANCAST
- a CDS encoding class I SAM-dependent methyltransferase; this translates as MSTDTQVDWAELAPQLVDAARQDRAWYLTLARELVAPGDRLAVDIGCGAAGMSLAIARMMACGRVVAVDAHPAVLDAARDHTRAEWSDPRVRIEPLRAAIPAETAALREALGAPADLIWASAAVHHAGDQQPAVTALAGLLAPGGRLALAEGGLPEHHLPWDVGLGEPGLEVRLHAAQDRWFTRMRAQLPGSRRMPYGWTEALQRAGLSRVTTRTTLDEQPPPLPDGTRRAVVEALAERVGRLRPTGLLTTADLDAWDRLLDPADEKWLGHRGDLFRLSARSVHLGVHP
- the rpmG gene encoding 50S ribosomal protein L33, yielding MARQTDVRPIVRLRSTAGTGYTYVTRKNRRNDPDRLVLRKYDPIVRQHVEFREAR